The proteins below come from a single Panicum hallii strain FIL2 chromosome 7, PHallii_v3.1, whole genome shotgun sequence genomic window:
- the LOC112901354 gene encoding snakin-2-like, producing MAPSKLAVAVALVATLLLLSNSNSKAAPGGGYPPAPPVGPPPHQIVDPAKDCGGACDVRCGAQSHKNRCARACLKCCSVCRCVPAGTAGNQETCGKCYTDWTTHGNRTNKCP from the exons ATGGCGCCCAGCAAGCTCGCGGTGGCCGTCGCCTTGGTGGCGACTCTCCTCCTGCtcagcaacagcaacagcaag GCTGCTCCGGGCGGCGGCTACCCGCCGGCGCCTCCCGTCGGGCCTCCGCCGCACCAGATCGTCGACCCCGCCAAAG ACTGCGGGGGCGCCTGCGACGTGCGGTGCGGCGCGCAATCGCACAAGAACCGGTGCGCCCGGGCGTGCCTCAAGTGCTGCAGCGTCTGCCGCTGCGTGCCGGCGGGCACGGCCGGCAACCAGGAGACCTGCGGCAAGTGCTACACGGACTGGACCACGCACGGCAACAGGACCAACAAGTGCCCGTGA
- the LOC112900095 gene encoding peroxidase 31-like, protein MGAPLRRRLLLSLAFLAAAACAASASAAPRLSPNYYRQSCPRVERIVSDVIAAKQRANPSTAAGTLRLFFHDCFVNGCDASVLVSPLSSDASPERAAEINLSLPGDAFDAVDRAKAALEAACPGVVSCADILALAARDLVGILGGPRFPVALGRRDARRSDARDVEGNLPRTNMSARAMVRLFAGKGLTPREMVALAGAHTVGFSHCGEFAHRIYGYRGAGGHDPRLSPEFARALQRSCAGYRSDPTVSIFNDIVTPRDFDEAYYKNLPRGLGLLASDAALWEYPPTRVFAERYAGNRTAFFEDFAAAMQRLGAVGVKTGRQGVVRRRCDALD, encoded by the coding sequence ATGGGCGCGCCGCTccggcgccgcctcctgctgTCCCTCGCgttccttgccgccgccgcctgcgcggcgtcggcgtcggcggcccCGAGGCTGTCGCCCAACTACTACCGCCAGAGCTGCCCGCGCGTGGAGCGGATCGTGTCGGACGTCATCGCGGCCAAGCAGCGCGCGAACCCGTCCACGGCGGCGGGCACGCTGCGGCTCTTCTTCCACGACTGCTTCGTCAACGGCTGCGACGCCTCGGTGCTCGTCTCGCCGCTCTCCTCCGACGCGTCCCCGGAGCGCGCCGCGGAGATCAACCTCTCCCTCCCGGGGGACGCCTTCGACGCCGTGGACCGCGCCAAGGCGGCGCTCGAGGCCGCCTGCCCCGGCGTGGTCTCCTGCGCCGACATCCTGGCCCTCGCGGCGCGGGACCTCGTGGGCATCCTGGGCGGGCCGCGGTTCCCCGTCGCGCTCGGCCGGCGCGACGCCCGCCGCTCCGACGCCCGCGACGTCGAGGGGAACCTGCCCCGCACCAACATGTCGGCGCGCGCCATGGTGCGGCTTTTCGCGGGCAAGGGCCTCACGCCCCGGGAGATGGTGGCGCTGGCCGGCGCCCACACCGTGGGCTTCTCCCACTGCGGCGAGTTCGCGCACCGCATCTACGGCtaccgcggcgccggcgggcacGACCCGCGGCTGAGCCCGGAGTTCGCGCGCGCGCTGCAGCGCTCCTGCGCGGGGTACCGGAGCGACCCCACGGTCTCCATCTTCAACGACATCGTGACGCCCCGGGACTTCGACGAGGCCTACTACAAGAACCTGCCCCGCGGGCTGGGGCTGCTCGCCTCCGACGCCGCGCTGTGGGAGTACCCGCCCACCCGGGTGTTCGCGGAGCGGTACGCCGGCAACCGCACCGCCTTCTTCGAGGACTTCGCCGCCGCGATGC